A region of the Roseobacter denitrificans OCh 114 genome:
TCCGCCGCCGACTACTGGTTTGAACGGGTCAAGGGAAAGCTCAGCGCCTATACCCGTGCGCCCAAATGGACGCTGCGCCGGCTGAACGAAAGCCCCTATCAAGACGTGCGACTGCTGCGCGAAGCCATTGCAGAGCATCGTCAATCGCGCACGAAACAGGCGCTTGCCGCGATTGACAAGGCCATCGCGCTGCGGCCCAACGATCCGTTTTATCACGACCAGCGCGGGCAAATCCTTTTTGAGACGCGCAACTTTTCCGCCGCCGCCGCGGCCTACGGGCGGGCAGTGCAACTGGCCCCCAATGATGCGCTGATCCTGTCTGGTTACGGGCGTGCGCTGTTGGTCGAAGACAACATCAGCAAGGCCCGACAGGTCCTTGAAAAGGCACGCACAATAGACTTCAGAGACGGGACGATGCTGCGCGATCTGTCGGTCGCATATGCAAAATCCGGTCAACGGGGCATGGCGTCGGTGGTGACTGCCGAACGTTACGCTTTGACGGGGCGGCTGAAAGACGCCGCCATTCACGCCAAACGGGCCGTCGATCTGTTGCCGGAAGGGTCCGGCCCTTGGCAACGGGCACAAGATGTGTTGATTGCATCCGAACGCGCCGCAAAACGGAGATAGACTATGCTGAAAAAACTACTGATGGCTTGTACCCTGAGCCTGATGAGTGCAACCGCTCCGGCGATGGCGCTCGACCTGAATGCCATGTCAGATGAAGAACGCGCACAGTTCGGCGAACAGGTGCGCGCCTATCTGATGGAAAATCCGCAGGTGATCATGGAGGCCGTCAACGCATTGGAAGAACGGCAAGCCGCAGCGCAGGCGCAGGCTGATGTCGATCTGGTCCGCCAGAATGCCGAAGCGATTTTCAACGACGGGTTTTCCTATGTCGGCGGCAATCCGCAGGGTGATGTGACCCTCGTGGAGTTCATGGATTATCGTTGCGGCTTTTGCAAACGTGCCTTTGGCGAGGTGGAAAAACTGCTCGCTGCGGATGGCAACATTCGCTTTGTCGTCAAGGAGTTCCCGATCCTCGGAGAACAGTCCCTGATTGCGTCCCGATTTGCCATTGCCACCAAACTGGAGGAAGGCCGCGACGCTTACAAACAGATGCATGATGCCCTGATGTCCTACAACGGCGACATCACCATCACGGCCCTGAGGCGCCTTGCGGATACCTTCGGCCTGAACGCGGATCAGATCGAAGCGCGTATGGATGCCGACGAGGTCACCCAAGAACTGATGGAAACGCGCGCGCTCGCGCAGCGGCTGCAGATCAGCGGCACACCGACTTTCGTGCTCGAAGATGAGATGTTGCGTGGGTTCCTGCCGATGGACCAGCTGCAAATGATCGTTGAAGAAAAACGCGGTTGATCGACCGCGTTATTCGGCCGCATCCGCATGGGCTGCCGCAGCCTCAAGCTCGGCGGCCTTTTTTTCGACCTGCTCCACGATATGCTCGATCATCTGGTCATTGTTGAGTTTGTGGCTCTGGCTGCCTGCCAGATAGACCATCCCCGACCCGGCACCGCCGCCCGTAAAGCCGACATCGGTCATCAGCGCCTCGCCCGGGCCGTTAACCACACAGCCGATGATGCTCAGGCTCATCGGCGTTCTGATATGCTCCAGACGTTTTTCGAGTGTCTCAACCGTTTTGATCACGTCAAAACCCTGCCGCGCGCAACTGGGGCAGCTGATGATGTTCACACCGCGATGACGCAAGCCCAGTGATTTCAGGATTTCGTAACCAACCTTAACCTCTTCGACAGGGTCCGCCGACAGGCTGACACGGATGGTATCGCCAATACCCATCCACAGCAGATTACCCAGCCCGATCGCGGATTTGATCGTTCCAGACACGAGGCCGCCCGCTTCGGTAATGCCAAGATGAATGGGGGCATCTGTTGCATCAGCCAGTTGCTGATAGGCCGCCGCCGCCATGAATACATCGGAGGCCTTGCAGCTGATCTTGAATTCGTGAAAATCATTGTCCTGCAGGATTTTGATGTGGTCGAGCCCACTTTCCACCATGGCATCAGGACAGGGTTCACCGTATTTATCCAAAAGATGTTTTTCGAGGCTGCCCGCATTCACGCCGATCCGGATCGAACAATTATGATCGCGCGCGGCCTTGATCACTTCTTTTACACGTTTTTCGTCGCCGATGTTGCCAGGGTTAATCCGCAGGCATGCCGCCCCCGCCTCAGCCGCTTCGATCCCTCTTTTGTAATGAAAATGAATGTCCGCCACGATCGGCACCGAAACTTCTGGCACGATCTGTTTCAGCGCCTTGGAAGAGGCTTCATCAGGAACGGAGACACGAACGATATCCGCCCCGGCGTCGGTTGCCGCGTTGATTTGATCAATCGTGGCTTTGACATCGGTGGTCAGCGTGTTGGTCATCGTCTGCACAGTGATCGGCGCGTCGCCCCCGACCGGCACGTTGCCGACCATGATCTGGCGTGATGCTCTGCGGTATATGTTGCGCCAGGGGCGTACATGATTTAGCGACATCGAAGGGACCTTTATTACTGTGCCTGTCACTTAAATTAGACACTCAGGCCCGAACCCGCAATCACCGTTTTCAATTTCATGTGCTGTTATTCTGACGCAGGTTCGATAGGGGTCTGCAGTTCAACCACGGTTGTTGCCAGCGCCTCATCGGCCGCAAGATCAGCAACCTGGTAGGTTGCCTTGAGCGCGGCCACCTCCAGTGGAATATTGGAAGTGATTGTCCCGGTCTTGCCCACCGGCCCGTAGTATTCGCCGTTCAAAGCGAAATAAATCGCACCGCTTTCACCGGTCCGCAGAAGCGGAGGTTCGCCACCAACGGGTGCGTCCCATGTCTCACCGGGCTCCATAATCGTTTCCAGTATGACCGTCCCATCCGGCGCGCTGACCCGTACCCAGGCCGGACGCACGGCAACCATACGCAGCGCGGGACCGGGCGCCTTGACAACAATCGGGACCTGCGGGTCGACAACCTGGTCCTGTTCCGCCGCCGCCAGTTCAGATTCCAGCAGCAGGCTGTCTGACAAGCGCTCGGGCTCAGGCTGTGCGGACTGTGCAAAACTGCCGACGGTGCGCGGATCCAACGTTGCAATCGGCGCATCGCGCGCGATCATAACCGGTACATCCAGAGCATCGGGCCGGAAAAGCTGGTCCAACGGGTCGATGCGCACCGCATCCCCGCCCGCCGGCAAGGCGCCGGACGCGGCCGCATCAGGAGCCGCCGCCAAAACACCATCCAGCGGATCAAGGTCTGACAGAACGATCGGGGTTTGATCTGCAGGCGCGACCTGAACGCGCTGCACCTCCTGAAGCACGGTATAGCCACCAAAACCGATTGCCGAAATCAGCGCGATCAGCACCAGCGACGAGCCGACAGCACCGGGTTCAATCCGCGACCAGAAACTCTCCCCCGCAGGGATGAAAGGCGTACCGGGACGCTTGAACATATCGTGTTCCAAGGACCGCCCGGTTTTCGGCGTTTGCTTTGTCTTTTTGATAACGGAGGCTTCGGCGGACATGCCGTGCGCGACGGTGAACCCACTTTCCTCGCAGAAGGTTTCAAAAACGTCATCGGGGTTCATGCCGAGATAGCGCGCGTAGGAGCGCACGTAGCCTGCGATAAACCCGGGCGTGTCGAAGGCGTCCGGATCGCAATCTTCGATTGCCGCGATGTAGGAGGCCTTGATCCTCAGTTCACGCTGCACATCCAGGAGAGACTTGCCCATTGTGGCCCGCTCACCGCGCATCACATCGCCAAGTCTCAGTTCGAAATCGTCAAACGCCTTGCGTTCAACAGGGTCTTCCTCACTCGCAGCTTTCCTGCGTCCAATCATAGCGTACCGCCCCGTCTTGCTCCAGCCTGCCAACCTGCCGTCGTCAGTGAAAAAGAATCGTCCCCACGATTCGTATCTGACTTGTTGTTTAGGTTAGGTTAACACAAGGCAACTCGAATTTCACCAGACCTCAGGTTAACCTGCCGCCTCGGCGCGATTTAGCGCACAATGTGACCACAGCCCGTCCATCGCACGCACCAGCGCGTCCAGCTCACGTGGTCCATGCACCGGCGACGGCGTGAAGCGCAGCCGTTCTGTTCCACGCGGAACGGTTGGATAGTTGATCGGCTGCACATAAATCCCGTGATCCGCCAGCAACATGTCGCTCAGTTTCTTCGTGTGAACCGGATCGCCGACCATCACGGGCACGATATGGCTGCCATGATCTATGATGGGCAGGCCCAACCCCTTGAGCCGCATTTTCAGAATGCGCGCCTGCAACTGATGTGCCTCGCGCAATTCAGGGCTGCGTTTGAGAAACGCAACAGAGGCAGCAGCCCCCGCCGCAATGGCAGGCGGCAAGGACGTGGTAAAGATGAAGCCCGGCGCGTAAGACCTTATGGCGTCACACATTTTCTCGGATGCGGCGATATAGCCACCCAAAACGCCATAGGCTTTCGCCAGCGTGCCGTTGATGATGTCGATGCGGTGCATCAACCCGTCCCGCTCGGCCACACCGGCACCCCGAGGCCCGTACATGCCAACGGCGTGCACTTCGTCGATGTAGGTCAGTGCGTTGAATTCATCCGCGAGATCACAAATCGCCTCGATCGGGCCGAAATCGCCGTCCATCGAATAAATTGACTCAAATGCAATCAACTTCGGCGCCGCAGGATCATCCGCCGCCAGGAGTTCGCGCAAATGTGACACGTCATTATGGCGGAAAATGCGTTTCGCGCCCCCATTCCGGCGCACGCCCTCGATCATCGACGCGTGGTTCAGCGCATCCGAATAGATAATGAGGCCGGGGAATAGTTTCGGCAAAGTGGACAGCGTCGCATCATTGGCAATATAGGCAGAGGTAAAGAGCAGCGCCGTTTCCTTGCCATGCAGATCGGCAAGCTCCGCCTCCAGCCGCTTGTGATAGACCGTTGTGCCGGAGATGTTGCGCGTACCGCCCGACCCTGCCCCGGTTGCATCCAGTGCCTCATGCATGGCGTCCAGAACGACCGGGTGCTGGCCCATGCCGAGGTAGTCATTGCCACACCACACCGTGATGTCACGCTGTTGCCCGTCGGGTTGCGTCCAGACCGCATGGGGGAACTGGCCGTTGCGCCGTTCAATATCGATGAACGTGCGATAGCGGCCTTCGTCGTGCAGACGCGCAAGCGCTTCGTCCAGCTTATCGTTATACTCCACGCGCATCTCCTGTATCGCTCACCCTTGGTCAGTTGGCACGCAACTGTTCCGAGTTCACTATAGAACAGGTGACAATTTTTCAATAACGCATGGCAGGACGCCATGTCGCAGGAGCACCCTTTGCGCAGCGCCGCGATCTGGACAGCATCCGCCTGCCTGCTAGGGTGCGCATCAGTCAATTCAGGAGAACACCTCATGTCGTTGGACGATGTCTTGTCCCGTCTCGATGCGGAAATGCCCAAAGCCACGGAACGGCTTTTCGAACTGCTGCGCATTGCGTCAATTTCAACCGATCCCGCTTACAAGCACGACTGTGAGCGCGCCGCGGACTGGCTGGTGAATGACCTGCAAAGCATGGGTGTCGCGGCCGAAAAACGCAGCACACCGGGGCATCCGATGGTGGTTGGCCACGCGGACGGACCCGGCCCGCATCTGCTGTTTTACGGGCATTACGACGTGCAACCGGTTGATCCGATTGAACTTTGGGACAATGACCCATTCGATCCGAAACTTGAACAAACCGACAAAGGCCCGGTGCTGCGCGGGCGCGGCACGGCGGATGACAAGGGCCAGTTGATGACCTTTCTTGAGGCCTGCCGCGCGTGGAAGGCGGAACACGGCAGTTTGCCCTGCAAGATCACCTTCTTTTTTGAAGGCGAGGAGGAAAGCGGCTCGCCCTCGCTCGTGCCCTTCATGAAGGAAAACAGCGACACGTTGCGCGCCGATCTGGCGCTGATCTGTGACACGGCGATGTTTGAAAGCAAAACGCCCGCGATCGTCACGATGCTGCGCGGGATGATGTCGGATGAGATCACCATCACCGGGCCGGACAAGGACCTGCATTCGGGCTATTACGGCGGCATCGCGATGAACCCCATCCGCGTGCTGTCGCGTGTCATCGCCGCCTTGCATGATGACACGGGTCGCGTCACCATCCCCGGATTTTATGACGGTGTCCCCGATCTGAGCGCAGACATGCAGGCGCAATGGGCCGGGTTGGGCTTTGATCATACCCAGTTTCTGGGTGACGTCGATCTTTCTGTCCCTGCCGGTGAGGCAGGTGTGACACCGCTTGAGATGACGTGGTCCCGCCCCACCTGCGAGGTCAACGGCATCTGGGGTGGCTATATCGGTGAAGGGTTCAAGACCGTCCTGCCCTCGCAAGCGCATGCGAAAATCAGCTTTCGGCTGGTCGGGGATCAGGACCCGCACGCGATCCGCGAGAACTTTCGCGCCATGGTCCAAAACCTCCTGCCGCCCGATTGCACCGCCAGCTTCAAGGATCACGGGGCCAGTAAGGCCTGCGTCATTGACGCCGAAGACCCCCGGTTTGACAAAGCGCTCGCGGCGCTGAGCGAAGAATGGGGCGTGCCCGCGGCCTATATCGGCGGGGGCGGCTCGATACCGATTGCCGGGCATTTTCAGGACATCCTGAACACAAAACCCCTGCTGATCGGATTCGGCAAGGATGATGATGCGATACATTCACCGAACGAGAAATATGACCTTGAGAGCTTTCACAAAGGTGCGCGCAGCTGGGCGCGAATCCTCGCGGCGCTGACCTGATGTTTGCCGGGTTCGAGGTGGGCGACGCCTTGGTCAACGGACAGTCCGTCCACTATCGCGCTGGTGGGCAAGGCGCTCCGGTGCTGTTGTTGCATGGGTTCCCCCAAACCCATGTGATGTGGCATGCGGTCGCCACGCGGCTTGCCAAAAACTTCTCCGTCGTCGCATCCGACCTCCGGGGCTATGGGCACAGCAGCAAGCCGACGGGCACGGAGGCCTACAGCTTTCGCAATATGGCCAGCGATCAGATCGCCCTGATGCATGCGCTGGGACATGACAGGTTTCATGTGGTCGGCCATGATCGAGGGGGACGTGTCGCACATCGTATGGCACTGGATCATCCAAAGGCCATACAAAGCCTGACGGTGATGGACATCGTCCCGACCCATCTCCTGCTGGATGATTTGTCCAAAGAAGTGGCGGAGGCCTATTATCACTGGTTCTTTCTGGCCCAGCCTGCCCCCTTCCCGGAAACGATGATCGGACATGATCCGGATGCGTTTTTCGAACGGTGCCTGCTCGGCTTTGGGGCGGCACAGCTGTCGGATTTTGATGCAGATGCGCTGGAGGCCTATCGTGCGGCATGGCGTAACCCCGAGACGATCCGCGCGATGTGTGCGGATTACCGTGCAGCGCTGCACGTTGATTTCACCCATGATTCGCAGGATCACGGTCGCCGCATAGATGTGCCCGCCCTTGTCCTCTTTGGGGCCGAGGGCGCCATGGCACAATCCTACAACGTCGCTGACACATGGCGCGAAAAGCTGTCCCAGATGAAAGCCCTGGCGATTCCGGGGGGGCATTTCTTCATCGACCAGTCACCGGATGAAACGCACCATGTGCTGGAGACGTTCCTGTCCGAAATCACCTGATCCCTATTGCCGCAGGATGCCGGGGGGTCTTTGACATTCCTGCGCTTCCAAAGCGTCGACCGCCCGACAGAACCCGGTCAGTGAAAAACGAGACAGTGCACATGAAAAAGGCCCCACGAGGGGGCCTTTCGAGCAGTGATGGCGCGGTTGACGGGGCTCGAACCCGCGACCCCCGGCGTGACAGGCCGGTACTCTAACCAACTGAGCTACAACCGCCCACTGCAACACGCTGCGTCGCTGCACCGTGCGTTTGGACGTAGTATTGTGACCCTGTTACCGCGTCAAGCGCCCGTTTGAAATATTTTTCCCTTTTGCGCATTTTCCTCGACTGCCGACGCCTCATTTATCCGGCAGAGGGATGAAGTCCGCATCATCTCCCGGCGGTAATTGAAAACGCCCGTGCGCCCAGTCACCCGCACGCCAGGCTTCTTTTGCGGCATCAATGCGATCTTTGGAGGAGGCGACAAAATTCCACCAGATGTGGCGCGGCCCTTCCAGCGTTGCCCCGCCAAGCAACATCAAACGCGCACCCTGCGCACCCGCCGTCAGGGATACCTTGTCACCGGATCGAAACACCAGCATCTGCCCGGCCTCGAAGCGATCACCGGCCACGGTCACGTCACCCGAAATCACGTAAACACCGCGGTCTTCATGATCATCCGGCAGCGGGATGCGCGCGCCCGCTTCCAGCAGCGCATCTGCATAAAAGGTTTCGGAAAACACCTGCACGGGTGCTGTCTCTCCATAGGCGGTGCCGAGGATCAAGCGCACCTGCTTGCCCTCACCGTCCAGCAGGGGCAGCGACGCCTTGGGCGCATGTTCAAAAAGCGCTGGCGAGTCTTCTGCCGCTTCGGGCAATGCAACCCATGTCTGAATGCCGAACAACGCATGTGGATGCGCACGCACCTCGCCGTCGGTACGCTCGGAATGGGTAATGCCGTGCCCGGCAACCATCCAGTTGACCGCCCCCGGTTCGATCCACTGGTCTGTTCCCAGACTGTCGCGGTGATGGATTTTACCCTTGTAAAGATATGTCACCGTGGCAAGTCCGATGTGCGGATGCGGACGTACATCAATCCCCTTGCCTGTGAGGAATTCTGCCGGGCCCATCTGGTCGAAAAAGATAAACGGCCCGACCATCTGCCGCCGTGGCGCGGGCAAGGCCCGGCGCACTTCGAACCCGCCAAGGTCGCGCGCTCTCGGGACGATCACCGTTTCGATGGCATCAACGGCGTCCCCAATCGGACAATCGGGGTCAAGGGCGGGGTTCCAACTCATCTTGCTCTCCTGTTCTGTCTGAAACAGAATAGCTCTGCGCACCACGGGAGCAACCGACTGATTTTAAGTGATCAAGCACATGACGTCGGACCCCGAGGGGGTATTTCGACGCTGCGAACCAGCGCCCGAAACCGTGAGGAACCCGCTGGCGGCTACTGATAGACCCTGCTTTGCACCGTCATTGCCGCCAATTCGCTGTCCGCACAGTCAGAAGATTGCCGCGCGAGTTCCGCCGCACATTCGATTAGCGCGCCGATGCGCGTGCTGTCCAAGGAACCTGCAAGTTCGAATGCCGCCAGTTCCAACAATCGCGAAGAGAGTTGCAGCGCTCTGGCACCGCGCAGGTCATCGGGGAGTGCTTCGATCTGCGAAACGAGCTTTTCAAACTGGTCGCCACAACTTGCGTCTTCACGTAACATAACTTGGGCTGCAATGGCTTTGCCATAGTGCATATCGCCGGTCCTTTTTAAATTATACCAATACCAACAGCTTATCGGTGCCATATGCAATCCAAGGAAAACAGTCAAAAAGATTATTCAACCGGAAATCAGCGGGTTTATGCCGCGCTGGCTGCATTTAAACCCAATGTGCACGTTAGTAGTGTCGCAGTGCAACGCCCTGCGCGAAGGGTTGTTTGCTTCTATGACCCTGACCTTTGATCAAGGCCAATCCGCCCTTAATTCGTCACCGGGTTTGAAGATGCGCAGTTCTGGATGCGCTATGTGACCCTAAGCGACTTGATCGCTTCTGAAGGAATAGCGCGTCACCGACTGCACAGTAGCCGGGTCGGTTTCAGGCAATCGACCCGACACGGCACGCAATTGCGTGTTTGTGCCCCGTCAACCATGGCACCGTTTGATCTATCCAGACACACCGCTTCTGCCATATTCACGGGTCCGATGATACCTGGCCGTTTCGGGTCGGGCAAAATTAGTGGACCTTACGAGCACAAATCTGAATTGGGCAAACGCGACACGTCTTTGCACATGACCCTATTGAAGAGGTTCGCGCCCGGTCGCAGACCGCCAAGCCCGACAACTGCGCAAAGCCACCTCGCTGAATTGCGCCCTGACACTTCGCACCGGACAGTATATGTACCCCGGCCATTGCCGGGTTCCTCCCAGCCTGACGACATTTTTGAATATCAACGTCGGCGCGGCGAACGATTCATGAGGCTTCGAAGAGCCCAAGCAATTGAACACAAGGGCATCTACCAGCACGCCAATGGTTGTGAAGTGGTGGGTCGTGAGAGGCTCGAACTCCCGACATCTTCGGTGTAAACGAAGCGCTCTACCAACTGAGCTAACGACCCGATGCGGTGCGTTTAGCCAAAGACAGAGCAGGCTTCAAGCCCCATTCTACAGTTTGGTTTGCAAACCGTCGGAAAGATGGAAAACAACGCCCTGCCCGCCGGGCAGGTCGGCGATCTCATGCGTCTCCATATCCAGAACGATCAGTCTCAACATCCGGGATGTGATGCCATGGGTCACCAACACAGCTGGTCCGGTGAGATCACGGAGAAATGCCGTGCATCGGTTCCTCAGCGCGTCGAACCCCTCGCCACCAGGCGCACGCTCATAAAGATCCAGCGCGCCTTCTTCGGTCTCATCCATGTGCGGATCCGTCCCCAGCTGATCCCGGCGCAGCCCCTCCCATGCGCCCACCCCAATCTCGACCAGCCGCGGGTCCGTATCAATGCGTGGGCAAAGCCCGTCAAGCGCAATCGAGGCCGTGTGGAAAGCCCGACCCTGCGGGCTGCAAAAGGCGCGGTATCCTGAAAGATCACGGGACCTGAGAATCTCATGCTGCTGCTTTGCCTGTGCGCGACCAAGGTCGCTCAACGGCGAATCCAGACTGCCCTGAATGCGAAGTTGGGCGTTCCATTCGGTCTGACCGTGTCGCAAAATATAGAGCGGTGGATACATCATGGTCCCGTGTTGCATGACCGGCTGAGGAGTTAAAGCGCCATGCGAAAACAGCGGCACATGCAAAGAGCCTGCGGCCCGCCAATTGCACGCCAGACAAGTCCAGCCCAAGCGCAGACCCCTCTATGCAACCCGCCCGACCCGACCAAGTTCGAAACAAAGGCGACGCCCGGGAATCGAGCTTTGTGAAAGGCCCGCACGCGCCACTCAATCACATGCCCAAGGCTTCCTTGTACATTTCCAACACGGCTTCCTCTTCGGCGATGTCGTCTTTGTCACGCTTGCGCATGTTCACGATCTGGCGCAGACACTTGGTGTCATATCCTCTGGATTTTGTCTCTGCATAGACCTCGCGAATCTGTTCGGCGATGTCTTTTTTCTCGCTTTCCAAACGCTCTATCCGCTCAACGAATTGTCGCAGCTCACCCGCCGTCACCTTGTAGGTTTCATTCGCTTCAATTGGGTCAGTCATCTTCGCCTCATTTGTGTTTTGCAACGTCTCATGCCCAAACATACGCTTTGGAAAAACATGACCTTTGTCTGGCGCGGCTTGCTCCGTGACATCAAGTATCGTGGGTGTCGTGCGCGCAGAAAAGTCCTGTGGTTCCTAGCGACCTGTCTTCGCCATCGCAAGCGGCTTTACACTTGAAACGGCGCAAAGCCATGTGATTTGAAACGATCGCATTGAGATTGAGTTTCATCTTGCCGCGCACTCAAAGCGCCATGTGGTTTTGCTCTGCGGCGCGGCCCCCGGTGCCGTTTGAACGGGTCCCGCGCTTTGAGCCGCTCTGCGTTATGCTGTCTCGCTCTACGTTGCGCTGAATCTGCGAAGCTGCGCGCACGGCGGGCCGGACGGTTCATCTACGGTCTCGGACGGCGCATCCGGATCTCAGCGCTTGCCTGCCAGGCCACTTCCCATTAGGTAGCGCACAGACTGACGAAGGGACTTCATAAGTGACCATTTTCGATCTCTTGATTTGGGGCGGTGCGCTTTTGTCACTGCTGGGATTATGCGGGTTGATATGGTGCATCTTTTACGTCGCGAAAGCCCGTCGCGCGAAGCTGAGCGAAGAAGATCTGCGCCAACGCCTGAAATCGGCGCTCCCTCTGAACCTCGGCTCTCTTTTCCTGTCCATCATCGGTCTGATGCTCATCATTGTCGGCATCTTCCTGCCCTGAACCTGTGGGCGCACCCGGCCCGGAAGACGCGTCGCTGACGCGCGCCGAAGCTGAAACAGGATTATCGCTTGCCGCAGCTATCAGACCCTGCATTTTGCGGCTTTGTTCATCTGGACAAGCGCGTCTGCCCGGCCTACTCAATGGGCATGGATACACGTGAAATTACCCCGAAATTTTCTGTCGCTCCGCAGATTTCACCGGATGACATGCACGATCTTGTCGCCGCCGGGTTCAAGCGGATTTTGTGCAACCGGCCCGATGCCGAAGTGCCCGTGAGCCATCAGGCGGCGTCGATGGAAGCTGCCGCTAGGGAAGCCGGTCTGGAGTTTTTCTTCTGCCCTTTGACACATCTGACCATGACGCCGGACGTCATTGCCCACAATCATGAATTGATCGCGGAGTGCGACGGGCCAGTGCTTGCCTACTGCGCCTCCGGCACCAGGTCGACGATCGCATGGGCGCTGGCGGCGGTTCAATATTCGTCGGTCGACGACGTCGTGTCAGCGGCGCGGGCTGCCGGGTACGAGATTGACAACCTGCGACCAACGCTCGAAGCGGCGGCAAATCGCTAAGGTGCCTCGCGATCCGTCAGGCGATGTTCAACTTTGGCAAGTCGCCGAGATCGGGTAGATCACCGTCAAGATCGGGGAGGTCCGGCAGGGCGGTATCGTCAAAACCTTCGAGGTCCGGCAGATCGGGCAAGTCAGGCAGGTCCGGCAGTTCGGGCAGATCCGTCAGGTTGGTTTCGTCGCCCGGTTCAAACAACGCCTCCTTTTGCGGAAGCTCAAGCTCGGGAAGGTTGAGATTGCCATAGTCGGATGCCTCTGCGTCAAGCCCTTCGTCGCTGTCCTCTGCAAGATCGCCACCGGAGGCAGGGGTTTGCAGTTGACCCAACATCAATGCACGCTTGCCATCTATCTGGCCCATTGATCCGCGCGCAACGCGTGCGCCCTCAATGGACAAAAGCTCCACCGACTCAAAAGCGTTTGCAGGAATGGAGAGCGTGTGCCCCGGCCTGAGCCTGCTCATTTCGGATAGGGACACCCGCACACGGCACAAGACCGCGGACAGTTC
Encoded here:
- the hemA gene encoding 5-aminolevulinate synthase is translated as MEYNDKLDEALARLHDEGRYRTFIDIERRNGQFPHAVWTQPDGQQRDITVWCGNDYLGMGQHPVVLDAMHEALDATGAGSGGTRNISGTTVYHKRLEAELADLHGKETALLFTSAYIANDATLSTLPKLFPGLIIYSDALNHASMIEGVRRNGGAKRIFRHNDVSHLRELLAADDPAAPKLIAFESIYSMDGDFGPIEAICDLADEFNALTYIDEVHAVGMYGPRGAGVAERDGLMHRIDIINGTLAKAYGVLGGYIAASEKMCDAIRSYAPGFIFTTSLPPAIAAGAAASVAFLKRSPELREAHQLQARILKMRLKGLGLPIIDHGSHIVPVMVGDPVHTKKLSDMLLADHGIYVQPINYPTVPRGTERLRFTPSPVHGPRELDALVRAMDGLWSHCALNRAEAAG
- the ispG gene encoding flavodoxin-dependent (E)-4-hydroxy-3-methylbut-2-enyl-diphosphate synthase, with product MSLNHVRPWRNIYRRASRQIMVGNVPVGGDAPITVQTMTNTLTTDVKATIDQINAATDAGADIVRVSVPDEASSKALKQIVPEVSVPIVADIHFHYKRGIEAAEAGAACLRINPGNIGDEKRVKEVIKAARDHNCSIRIGVNAGSLEKHLLDKYGEPCPDAMVESGLDHIKILQDNDFHEFKISCKASDVFMAAAAYQQLADATDAPIHLGITEAGGLVSGTIKSAIGLGNLLWMGIGDTIRVSLSADPVEEVKVGYEILKSLGLRHRGVNIISCPSCARQGFDVIKTVETLEKRLEHIRTPMSLSIIGCVVNGPGEALMTDVGFTGGGAGSGMVYLAGSQSHKLNNDQMIEHIVEQVEKKAAELEAAAAHADAAE
- a CDS encoding alpha/beta fold hydrolase, encoding MFAGFEVGDALVNGQSVHYRAGGQGAPVLLLHGFPQTHVMWHAVATRLAKNFSVVASDLRGYGHSSKPTGTEAYSFRNMASDQIALMHALGHDRFHVVGHDRGGRVAHRMALDHPKAIQSLTVMDIVPTHLLLDDLSKEVAEAYYHWFFLAQPAPFPETMIGHDPDAFFERCLLGFGAAQLSDFDADALEAYRAAWRNPETIRAMCADYRAALHVDFTHDSQDHGRRIDVPALVLFGAEGAMAQSYNVADTWREKLSQMKALAIPGGHFFIDQSPDETHHVLETFLSEIT
- a CDS encoding pirin family protein codes for the protein MSWNPALDPDCPIGDAVDAIETVIVPRARDLGGFEVRRALPAPRRQMVGPFIFFDQMGPAEFLTGKGIDVRPHPHIGLATVTYLYKGKIHHRDSLGTDQWIEPGAVNWMVAGHGITHSERTDGEVRAHPHALFGIQTWVALPEAAEDSPALFEHAPKASLPLLDGEGKQVRLILGTAYGETAPVQVFSETFYADALLEAGARIPLPDDHEDRGVYVISGDVTVAGDRFEAGQMLVFRSGDKVSLTAGAQGARLMLLGGATLEGPRHIWWNFVASSKDRIDAAKEAWRAGDWAHGRFQLPPGDDADFIPLPDK
- a CDS encoding DsbA family protein; this translates as MLKKLLMACTLSLMSATAPAMALDLNAMSDEERAQFGEQVRAYLMENPQVIMEAVNALEERQAAAQAQADVDLVRQNAEAIFNDGFSYVGGNPQGDVTLVEFMDYRCGFCKRAFGEVEKLLAADGNIRFVVKEFPILGEQSLIASRFAIATKLEEGRDAYKQMHDALMSYNGDITITALRRLADTFGLNADQIEARMDADEVTQELMETRALAQRLQISGTPTFVLEDEMLRGFLPMDQLQMIVEEKRG
- a CDS encoding M20/M25/M40 family metallo-hydrolase codes for the protein MSLDDVLSRLDAEMPKATERLFELLRIASISTDPAYKHDCERAADWLVNDLQSMGVAAEKRSTPGHPMVVGHADGPGPHLLFYGHYDVQPVDPIELWDNDPFDPKLEQTDKGPVLRGRGTADDKGQLMTFLEACRAWKAEHGSLPCKITFFFEGEEESGSPSLVPFMKENSDTLRADLALICDTAMFESKTPAIVTMLRGMMSDEITITGPDKDLHSGYYGGIAMNPIRVLSRVIAALHDDTGRVTIPGFYDGVPDLSADMQAQWAGLGFDHTQFLGDVDLSVPAGEAGVTPLEMTWSRPTCEVNGIWGGYIGEGFKTVLPSQAHAKISFRLVGDQDPHAIRENFRAMVQNLLPPDCTASFKDHGASKACVIDAEDPRFDKALAALSEEWGVPAAYIGGGGSIPIAGHFQDILNTKPLLIGFGKDDDAIHSPNEKYDLESFHKGARSWARILAALT
- a CDS encoding helix-turn-helix domain-containing protein, whose translation is MIGRRKAASEEDPVERKAFDDFELRLGDVMRGERATMGKSLLDVQRELRIKASYIAAIEDCDPDAFDTPGFIAGYVRSYARYLGMNPDDVFETFCEESGFTVAHGMSAEASVIKKTKQTPKTGRSLEHDMFKRPGTPFIPAGESFWSRIEPGAVGSSLVLIALISAIGFGGYTVLQEVQRVQVAPADQTPIVLSDLDPLDGVLAAAPDAAASGALPAGGDAVRIDPLDQLFRPDALDVPVMIARDAPIATLDPRTVGSFAQSAQPEPERLSDSLLLESELAAAEQDQVVDPQVPIVVKAPGPALRMVAVRPAWVRVSAPDGTVILETIMEPGETWDAPVGGEPPLLRTGESGAIYFALNGEYYGPVGKTGTITSNIPLEVAALKATYQVADLAADEALATTVVELQTPIEPASE